GgacatctgctgaatttgtggggaaggattctctcggtcatctaacctaatggctcaccagcgagttcacactggggagcggccgttcacctgctcggactgtgggaagggattcactgaatcatctaaattgaaggtacatcaacgagttcattctggggagaggccattcacctgctcagactgtgggaagggattcactcggtcatctcacctactgctacatcagttagttcacactgcagagagggatttcacctgctcagattgtgggaagagattcactcactcttccaccctacagagacaccagtcagttcacaccagggagaggccattcacctgctcagtctgtgggaagagattcactcagtcatcccacctacagagacaccagcaagttcacactggggagaagcctttcacctgctcaaactgtgggaagagattcacacagtcatccaccctacagagacaccagtcaattcacactggggagtggcggctcacctgctcagaatgtgggaagggattcacacagttatccaaactactggcacaccagtcagttcacagtggggagtggccattcacctgctcagactgtgggaagggattcactcggtcatctgatctgCTGACACAcgagcgagttcacaccggggagaggccattcacctgctgtgaatgtgggaagggattcgctcggtcatctgatctacagatacaccagcgagttcacactggggagaggccgtttacctgctcagtctgtgggaagggattccatCAATCTTCCAACCTCCATAGACACCAGCAATTTCACACTGGGGTGAagcagttcacctgctcagtctgtgggaagggattcagtcggtcatcctccctattggcacaccagtcagttcacactggggtgtggccattcacctgctcagaatgtgggaaaggattcactcagtcatctgaactactggtacaccagtcagttcacagaggggagtggccgttcacctgctcagaatgtgggaagggattcactcagtcatccaacttatagagacaccagtcagttcacactggggagaagccgttcacctgctgtgaatgtgggaagggatttgctcgGTTATCCGATCTACagatacaccagcgagttcacactggggagagaccattcaccagctcagtctgtgggaaggggttccATCAATCATCCAACCTTcatagacaccagcgagttcacactggggtgaagccgttcaactgctcagactgtggaaagggattcactcggtcatcctcactgttggcacaccagcgagttcacactggggagaggccgttcacctgctgtgaatgtgggaaaggattcactcggtcatctcatctgctggcacaccagcgagttcacagtgggtagagaccgttcacctgctcagaacgtgggaagggattcactcggtcatccaatctacaaagacaccagcaagttcactttGGGTAAAGGACGATCTCCTGCTGAGACATTGGGAAGAGTTtttctcagccatctccatcaaatGTGCATCATTGGGTTCACACTGAGTAGAGGCTGTttacctgctgtgaatgtgagaagggattcactcagtaatctaaccttgtgaGACAGtggcgggttcacactggggagaaagtttcaatgagctgcatgctggatatttgtccatcaccgttgctgaatgcaatttcgagagtgactgtcggtgctgaactctacaattattgctgctgctcaccacacccagttctgcaccctggtcactgggcatgggaggagtttcttctgctgtacattcacctttaatgggactggatctGAGACAAATTAATCAgatctattttaaactctgtctctggtacttagtgcatttataacacacctagtgtacagtagagagtcaactcagccCAGCTGGAACCTGCCAGCGATTCAGTCCCATGACAGTCTATTTAAATCCTCCCCTTTTGttcatctctcactctccctctggtGATGGGTACAAATAGTCAtcatctgtgggtgaaaacgtttcccttgaattttctgcagactgaagaagtcgagctgattGCAGTTCTGTCTGTGATGTTCTTCccccctcaaatctctgggctgaggaagaatacCATTGGTAGTTAACCTCCTTAATCAGGACTaatttccacattatgggtcattttccctgcttctaaagggttgttagaGAACATCACTGTCCTCAAAAGACTGAAGTGAAGGCAGAATGGGAAATCATCAGTTGGATGTTCAACGGAGCAGGGTCAGACACCAGAGGtgggtctgcacagggcagagtttggggctctgggcaatggtcggggtaagaacgtatgatgaggagaagggtaTCAGCAGCGGGGCGTGGCAACAAATGTCAGAGTaacaacatttggaagctgattgacagagacaATCAGTCgattgtctgactgatgacacaaacaatgcctgtGGTGAGGTTCTCCACAGGTTGAGGAAcatgtgtgtgttgggaatggttttgtctattgagggagttgttcctgcttgtttatcctgcaaTATgatatccggatggttattatggactgTCCTAtttgaaataatgtattgattatcatataatttgtaagatCTTTACTCTAAAACTGggtcaggcttgaatttatggtgccttcATTCAGTTATGGAGGGCATTCATgagtttttatttttaaacaatgttTTGGTGAATggtatttgccacttgattgtacctttgtaagtaatcagattgagttaaactgctgcgggatcctggaatgtgttggattgtgtcaggtttctcttggcattttctgcacttactgccttgtttgtttgtatttcatgtattttttgtttttttccccttttgttgaacaccttgtcctgtatttctgcaaggaacccctctgtttctgggaagaggtctccaactctcagtggagtgctcgatgcttccttgtcaccatctcatctgctcagattgtcgggatgtctcccatggagggtcatactcattccactggttaatgttttcttccagagtggtgatttatttttctgatttggcctctcatttaagttttctggtctgtatttcaaATCAGatttgcatatacacacatggagtgctgaatcctgttcatttttgatgaaaatatatgtttagaagttttatctgactgttgtctgATTTTTTTCATGTCTGTTGTTCCTCTTCCTCCTTGTatccaaggtagtgttaatctaaatgtgtcactcctgatgaagggtttcagcccgaaacatcgtcactacctcctcccatagatgctgtctggcctgctgagttctgccagcattttgtgtttttatttatttccagcatctgcagattcacccgTATCTGAGTGTGAATAGACTTTTCTAAAgttcttatttatctttgtaaattctactgattgaaatgggaccaagatatttttattaaaaaatgtcaatgtcggtattgatgaaagtgtttattgcctttgttgtatttgttaactattgagctctgtttggcagaatttttaagacTTGAACTACATTCTGTCAAAGGCTTTCCCTATTTCGCACTACTTTCTATTGTCTTTGCTTGTTGGTATTCCAGATATTTGGGTATCAAGAGTctcgataaagggtcttggcccgaaatgtcgattcccatccatagatgttgcctaacatgctgagctcctccaacactttgtgtgtagttctctagatttccagcatctgcgggtccTCTTGTTTGAGAACAAGCTGGTAGTGGGGTTGTATGGCtgtgttggtaaaatattaaataaaatcattagaaagaggtggcatagtgTTGGCAGgtgtagaatctgtgggtagaataaaggaactgcaaatgtaaaaaaaaagtccctaatgggaattgtatagagacctccgaacagtagcaagtatgtggtccacaaattacaatgggagatagaaaatgcgtgccaaaagggcagtgatacaatagtcatgggagactgtcgtgcaggtgattaggaaaattaggatggtgttggtttcaagaggaggaattcctagaatgcccacaggatgctttttagagcagctcgtggttgagcccacttggggatcagctattctggattgggtgttgtaatgatCTGGAAATTCTCAGGGCACTTAAGTTCAAAGAacacttaggggcaagtgatcttaATGTGGTGAAATTTACCCTGACATAagagaaggagaagttaaagtcagatgtggtATTCAAAGAATTAGAGAGGCTTGAGAGAAAAAATGGTCAACATTGATTTGAGAAGAACGCAGGCAaggatgaaaacagagcagcaatggctggaatttctggaagtaattcggaaggcacaggatatatacagtggcatgctgaagtttgggcatccctggtcaaagtttctgttactgtgaatagttaagtgagtaaaagatgacctgatttccagaaggcataaagttaaagatgacacatctcTTTAAtggtttaagcaagattgcttttcttatttccatcttttacagtttcaaaataacaaaaaaggaaaagggccagaagcaaatgtttgggaaccctcatggtcagtacttagtaacacccacttTAGCGAGTTTTATAGCGTATaagtgctttctgtagccagctaagtgtCTTTCAATTCgtttgtgtgaatttctgggttcagtcattagcAGCAAAACACTGACAGCAGAAATTACAGATCAGAATATTATAAGAGTCACAGAGCCCAGCAGtaccaaaacaggccctttggcccttctagtcaatgctgacctgttttttgttgttactgcctgGTTCCAACTATCTGCCCCAGAGCCtacatacacctcccatccatgttctcactcaaattctctttcatgtctaaatcgaacccacatccaacacttccactggcagctcattccactctgacCAAACtgtgagtgaagaattccccttcaggttccccgaaaataattcactttcaccaTGAACTGatgtccaatgtcagggtgagagggCAGACAGTAAGGGCAGGGGTTGGTCAAGTgcggagagggaaacagagcggAGAATTTATACATAATATCTTCCAGAAAAACTAATTGTTTGAACTTACTGGCTGTAAACCTACTATCCATGCCCTGTACGTTCTCAACCTAATTTTTGatctagatgacaagtagcaatgttcaaagttcaaattacatttCATTATCAGCGTACACATTTGTCACcacatacgaccctgagattttttttcctacaggaacacttggcaaatctatagaatagtaacaggatGACACAaagaaagatcaagtagagcatagaattcaacaaactgtgcaaatgcaaatataattaaatatcaatgaataatgaaaGGGGAACCTCACTAGGCTGGACCttgagtccaataaacagcctcccaccatcactctctgcttcctaccatcaagccaactgtgcatccagtgagccagctctccctgtatcccatgtgatctaactttccacagcaacttccCATGCTGAACCTTAGCAGAGGCCTCATTGATGCCCGTATCGGCctcgatcctgggacagaggtgtcaccaggatcagagatttaagcagaggatgaagaggtttagagggatctgagtgtaacccctgggtcgcctcaggcatcgctcaaactcgttctagtctagggggagcagccttcggccccgccaaactgggtaatcagctggtgtggatgctgtgtgatgtccccgcctcgcccaaaaacagacagtacaccatatgcgattaaatgagtacaatttataaagattactataactaagcgattactaacgatgcGGTTAtatatgaagaagaaaaaaaaagaaaaggcgccaaacttatcaaagtccaaaccacttcgtgcacaaccgttggagctcaattactgaagtcttctggcatttgatcccctccgacttcctcgacctGCCTCCTGGGACCAcccactccacactcctctgtctctgtctcctcgCCTCaacgaaaaccttgggccggggacccccgctcggggtccgttctgtcgcccagcttccagcatcccgtcctctctctcactccatcgcgccgactccccaaaatccctgccaacaatcagtttacagtcccaaacaagcttccagcacttatcataacaaagacgctagcattcctactattaacacaggcgccagcattcctacttttaacaaaacaaaggcGCCAttttgattatatacacagtaacaaagaaaaagaagaaaccccctttacactctccccccaccaaataaaagtcatgtcctcatga
This is a stretch of genomic DNA from Hemitrygon akajei unplaced genomic scaffold, sHemAka1.3 Scf000104, whole genome shotgun sequence. It encodes these proteins:
- the LOC140723210 gene encoding uncharacterized protein translates to MAHQRVHTGERPFTCSDCGKGFTESSKLKVHQRVHSGERPFTCSDCGKGFTRSSHLLLHQLVHTAERDFTCSDCGKRFTHSSTLQRHQSVHTRERPFTCSVCGKRFTQSSHLQRHQQVHTGEKPFTCSNCGKRFTQSSTLQRHQSIHTGEWRLTCSECGKGFTQLSKLLAHQSVHSGEWPFTCSDCGKGFTRSSDLLTHERVHTGERPFTCCECGKGFARSSDLQIHQRVHTGERPFTCSVCGKGFHQSSNLHRHQQFHTGVKQFTCSVCGKGFSRSSSLLAHQSVHTGVWPFTCSECGKGFTQSSELLVHQSVHRGEWPFTCSECGKGFTQSSNL